In Phycisphaerae bacterium RAS1, the genomic window CTCGCCGGCCAACGCCAGCGCCCGCTCCAGCACGTCCACGACGATCGTCCGGCCGAGCAGCGCCGCAGCCAGATCGCGAAATTCCGAATCGGTGGTCACCCAGTCCGCCGCACACGCGACAAATCCCGGCGCGTCGACATAGCTCCGCGGGGGGGCGGGCTGGATGCGATCCAGCGTAACCACGCCCACGCCGCCCGGAAGCGCCGCGTGCTTGCCCAGCTCGGCGAAGAACGCGTACGTGTCGCGCACCACCAGGTCCTTCTCAAACGTCGCCAGGATCGGCCCGAGAATCGGCAGCCGCGGATCGTCGATCCGCAGCACGTCAGCCACCAGACCGACCACGCCGGCCGAGGGAATCTCACCGCGCCACGCGAGGACGGTTCGTGCGGCCTGATCGATCCCCTCGAAGCGCCGCTCCATGTCCTCGAGCACGGTCAGGCGCGACTGCGCCGCCGTGCGGCTGTCGCGCCAGTGGCCAATCTCCTCGTCCGCGGCTCGCAGTTGCGTCCCGAGCGACTCAAGCTGGGACTCCAGTGCGCGGATTCTTGCGGAGGTCTGCCGCGTCGTTTCTTCCAGCCCTTGCATCCTGTCCGCGACGACCGAGCGCCGCGCGGCCAGGGCCCCGCGCTCGTCCGCGATCTGGGCCAGCCGCGCGTCGTAGCGCTGCGACTCGGCCGCCAGCCGGGTCCGCTCGCGCTCAAGCTGCTCGTGCTGATTCGTCAGCAGCGCCGCCCGCCGCACCGCGTCGAACGCTGCGGCCCGCGCGCCCTCAAGCTGACCGCGCGCGGACTGGCACGCCGCCGCGGCCTGCTCGCGCGCCTGCTGCGAGTGCCGCGCCGCCGCGGCCGCCTGGTCCGACGCCGCGCTCAGCTCGCATAGAGCGCCGCGCTCGTCCGACAACCGCGCCTGCATCGCCGCGAACTTGCCTTCGCAGTCGGCGAGTTGTTTCCGCCGCCGGTCGCGCAGTGCGTCGAGTTCACCCAGCCGCCGCTCGCCCTGCGCCAGCCGCTCGGACAGCGCACTGATGTGCGCCTGAAGCTCGGCGATGGCCGCTTCCGCCGACTGAATCTGCTCGTCCAGCGTCTGCAATCGGCGCTCTTCCTCGGCCGCCAGCGCGTCGCACTGGCCGAGCTCCGTCCGCCGGCCGGTGATCGCGGTTCGCAGCTCGTCCGCTTTCGCGGCCGCCTCGGCCCGCGCTTGCAGCAGCGCGTGATACTCCGCCAGGCTGAACATCGAGCGCAGCTCGCGCAGGCGCGAATCGTAATCCCTGTAGTTGCGCGCCTTGCCGGCCGCCAGTCGCACGCTGCGCAGGCGCTTTTCCAACTCGTCGATCACATCGACCAGCCGCTGCAGGTTGATGCGCGTGCGCTCCAGCTTGCGCTCCGCCTCTTCCCGCCGCGCCTTGTAGCGGCTGATCCCCGCGGCTTCTTCGAAGATTTCGCGGCGTTCGACCGGGCTGGCCTGAATGAGCAGATCGACGCGACCCTGCGCAATGACGCTGTAGGCGTCGGTCCCCACGCCCGTGTCGAGGAACAGCGCTCGCACGTCCTTCAGGCGCGAAACGTTTCCGTTCAGTCGATACTCGCTTTGCCCGTTGCGAAGCAGCGTGCGCGCAACGGACACCTCTTCCTCGTCGCACGCCAGAATCCGCGAGCGGTTGTCAAACGCGAGGATGACCTCCGCGGCCGCGGCCGGCTTGCGCGAGCGCGAGCCGGAGAAGATCACATCCTCCATACACGAGCCGCGCAGGCTCTTGGCCGACTGCTCGCCCAGCACCCAGCGAACCGCGTCGAGGATGTTGCTTTTGCCGCAGCCGTTCGGGCCGACGA contains:
- the smc_1 gene encoding Chromosome partition protein Smc, which encodes MFLRRVTLHGFKSFADRTEFDFGPGITSIVGPNGCGKSNILDAVRWVLGEQSAKSLRGSCMEDVIFSGSRSRKPAAAAEVILAFDNRSRILACDEEEVSVARTLLRNGQSEYRLNGNVSRLKDVRALFLDTGVGTDAYSVIAQGRVDLLIQASPVERREIFEEAAGISRYKARREEAERKLERTRINLQRLVDVIDELEKRLRSVRLAAGKARNYRDYDSRLRELRSMFSLAEYHALLQARAEAAAKADELRTAITGRRTELGQCDALAAEEERRLQTLDEQIQSAEAAIAELQAHISALSERLAQGERRLGELDALRDRRRKQLADCEGKFAAMQARLSDERGALCELSAASDQAAAAARHSQQAREQAAAACQSARGQLEGARAAAFDAVRRAALLTNQHEQLERERTRLAAESQRYDARLAQIADERGALAARRSVVADRMQGLEETTRQTSARIRALESQLESLGTQLRAADEEIGHWRDSRTAAQSRLTVLEDMERRFEGIDQAARTVLAWRGEIPSAGVVGLVADVLRIDDPRLPILGPILATFEKDLVVRDTYAFFAELGKHAALPGGVGVVTLDRIQPAPPRSYVDAPGFVACAADWVTTDSEFRDLAAALLGRTIVVDVLERALALAGEAPEGYVFVTLDGDAIGANGRILVGGAAAAPGLFTRRAEIRQHQREIEQIEASLVHAQRARSELAATASDVHLQRDSALAEIAAAQRDTSEARSTLARIDDELARAERESGGLDSELASLGRTLSELGAQFEALRTQLAEARGVQESHESQAAALAAELERLDALLAGASAAHTQTLVEAGRLSEKRSAAEAAAAALETSLKTLLSEQGSAERDAAESLRQIDAARSELLDARQRREACIPACEQKQAEALELRTERQAVRERIEQCGAAARELHRQIEATDEELRGCEVSLREIEVRADGLAVRVRDELGVDLAAQVATYQHSEQDWEAIRGEIEELRGKISRLGNVNLDAIAELEELTPRYENLIAQRDDLNSSVERLDALIRELDAESTARFSAAFAEIRENFRDMFRRLFGGGKADVILEDPEKPLECGIEIIARPPGKEPQSISLLSGGEKTMTAVALIMAVFKSKPSPFAILDEVDAALDEANVDRFNGVLTEFLARTQFVVITHSKRTMQHADVLYGITMEEPGVSKRVSVRFDDRVSTPTLA